The region GATGAATTTATATCAATACAAGATAATCAACATGAAAAATAATCAAAAATATTCTTTTTTTAACTATTTTTCTAACATCAGTAATCTCTTACTAATCTTAGAAAAACAATTAAAAAAAAAGTGGAGTGGAAATAGCTATTGTTTTAGCTATTCACTGACTCTATAATCAATCATTTTAAACTTATTCCAATTCTAGCGGACCTAACTTTGAAAGAGTTTTATGGAATTCTTCCATGGTTGTTTTGAATTTTTCACCTTCAGAAGCTGAAATCCATTCATGTCTAAATCTTTCTTTTTCAATTCCAAACTCTTCAAGAATATCTTCTACGATTTTTGATCTTCTGGACCATTTGTAGTTACCTGCGTCATAGTGGCAATCTCCAATATGACATCCTCCTACAAATACTCCATCCGCACCTTCCTGGAATGCTTTGAAAATCATTGAAGGACTAATCCTTCCAGAACACATTA is a window of uncultured Methanobrevibacter sp. DNA encoding:
- a CDS encoding hydrogenase iron-sulfur subunit → MSDDLKIVGLLCNWCCYGGADTAGTARMQYPSNVRIIRVMCSGRISPSMIFKAFQEGADGVFVGGCHIGDCHYDAGNYKWSRRSKIVEDILEEFGIEKERFRHEWISASEGEKFKTTMEEFHKTLSKLGPLELE